The Pleurodeles waltl isolate 20211129_DDA chromosome 7, aPleWal1.hap1.20221129, whole genome shotgun sequence genome includes a region encoding these proteins:
- the LOC138247081 gene encoding free fatty acid receptor 2-like: MDKALEILSLVIYFVTFILGLPANIFVLYVFYKKARSRLTPNLIYMINLCVSDLIFIAFLPVKIIATFYKQWSLPPLLCPIYQFFHFSTIYASVYFLTSVSVGRYLGAAYPIMYKIYKKPKYSFCISIGLWFFVIGHSSFAIFLETKYGTNDTLFVKETDDGLECYENFTQEQLAILVPVRLELSIVLFLVPLAVTIFCYARCILILMQSRMHAAQKKKAIRVAVITVAIFILCFAPYNVSHVVGFVKWENVWWRREALLPSTCNAFLDPLIFYFLSSAVDKGVVHFWKSLQKTYISTKHRLSSVFGEEVVNAKPQIATTLSTAI; encoded by the coding sequence ATGGATAAAGCACTGGAAATATTGTCCCTGGTGATTTACTTTGTGACCTTCATCTTGGGGTTACCTGCCAACATCTTTGTGCTCTATGTCTTCTACAAGAAAGCTCGAAGCAGGCTGACGCCCAACTTGATCTACATGATAAACCTCTGCGTCTCGGACCTCATCTTCATCGCGTTCCTGCCTGTCAAGATCATAGCAACCTTTTATAAGCAGTGGAGCCTACCACCGCTGCTGTGCCCCATCTACCAATTTTTCCACTTCAGCACCATCTATGCCAGTGTCTACTTCCTCACCAGTGTAAGCGTTGGCCGATATCTGGGAGCAGCCTACCCCATCATGTACAAGATCTACAAGAAGCCCAAATACTCCTTTTGCATCTCTATTGGTCTCTGGTTCTTTGTCATTGGCCATTCCTCCTTTGCGATCTTCCTCGAAACTAAGTATGGCACCAACGATACCCTTTTCGTCAAAGAGACTGACGATGGTCTTGAGTGTTATGAGAACTTCACGCAGGAGCAACTAGCGATTTTAGTGCCGGTGAGGCTGGAACTGTCCATTGTCCTCTTCCTGGTGCCATTGGCAGTCACCATCTTCTGTTATGCCCGCTGCATACTGATCCTGATGCAGTCACGCATGCACGCTGCCCAGAAGAAGAAAGCTATCCGAGTTGCCGTAATCACCGTAGCCATCTTTATCCTGTGCTTCGCTCCCTACAATGTCTCCCACGTGGTTGGGTTTGTGAAGTGGGAAAATGTATGGTGGAGGAGGGAAGCTCTTCTACCCAGCACCTGCAACGCCTTCCTGGACCCACTCATCTTCTACTTCCTCTCATCAGCAgtggacaagggtgttgttcacttctggaagtccttgcAGAAAA